A section of the Pseudomonas lini genome encodes:
- a CDS encoding S9 family peptidase, producing MPLSANVNSAPIAHKAEGSDPYAWLQERDTDAVLDYLKAENRYQEAQTADQAGLRETLFEEIKGRILETDLSLPSPWGPYLYYTRTTAGDEYARHYRCPRPVDGSLQIDESQELLLLDPNVLAKGGFFSLGAFSISPDHQRLAYSIDSSGEEIYTLFVKELSSGRVSELEFQDCDGSMTWANDSLTLFFGELDDTHRPHKLFRYRLDGTAAEEVFHEPDGRFFLHCYRSSSERQLLLSLGSKTTSEVWVLDASLPHQAFTCLAPRVEEHEYDVDHGKLDGEWTWLIRTNRDGINFALYQAADTGVAPTEADWQNLIPHSDTVMLEGMSLNAEAMTLSLREGGLPIIEVRPRDLVPYRVQLPDAAYSLHVQNSLEFVSDRIRLRYEALNRPAQIRQLILTTGEQQVLKETPVLGPFDADAYVSQRLWATAPDGTQVPISLVVKREFLGKPTPLYLYGYGAYGESLDPWFSHARLSLLDRGMAFAIAHVRGGGELGEAWYRAGKQEHKHNTFSDFIACAEHLIANGFTTPSQLAISGGSAGGLLIGAVLNQRPELFAAAIAEVPFVDVLNTMLDPELPLTVTEYDEWGNPQEPDVYDRIKAYAPYENVTAQAYPATLVIAGYNDSRVQYWEAAKWVAKLRATKTDTNALLLKTELGAGHGGMSGRYQGLRDVALEYAFVFKVLGIA from the coding sequence ATGCCCCTATCCGCCAACGTCAACAGCGCTCCGATTGCCCACAAGGCCGAAGGTTCCGACCCGTATGCCTGGCTGCAGGAGCGCGACACCGACGCGGTGCTCGATTACCTGAAAGCTGAAAACCGTTATCAAGAGGCACAAACCGCCGATCAGGCCGGGCTGCGCGAAACCCTGTTCGAAGAGATCAAGGGGCGGATTCTCGAAACCGATCTGTCGCTGCCCTCCCCCTGGGGCCCGTACCTGTATTACACCCGCACCACTGCCGGCGACGAATACGCCCGCCACTACCGCTGCCCGCGTCCGGTCGATGGCAGCCTGCAGATCGACGAAAGCCAGGAACTACTGCTGCTTGATCCGAACGTGTTGGCCAAGGGTGGCTTCTTTTCCCTGGGCGCGTTCAGCATCAGCCCGGACCACCAGCGCCTGGCCTACAGCATCGACTCCAGCGGCGAAGAGATTTACACGCTGTTCGTGAAGGAATTATCCAGCGGCCGCGTCAGCGAACTGGAATTCCAGGATTGCGACGGCAGCATGACCTGGGCCAACGACAGCCTGACGCTGTTCTTCGGCGAACTCGACGACACCCATCGCCCGCACAAACTGTTCCGCTATCGGCTGGACGGCACCGCGGCCGAAGAAGTGTTCCACGAGCCAGACGGCCGATTCTTCCTGCATTGCTACCGCTCAAGCTCCGAACGGCAACTGCTGTTGTCGCTGGGCAGCAAGACCACCAGCGAAGTCTGGGTGCTCGACGCCTCGCTGCCGCATCAGGCCTTTACCTGCCTGGCGCCGAGGGTCGAAGAGCACGAGTACGATGTCGACCACGGCAAACTCGATGGCGAGTGGACGTGGCTGATCCGTACCAACCGCGACGGCATCAACTTTGCCCTGTACCAGGCCGCCGATACTGGTGTCGCGCCGACCGAAGCCGATTGGCAGAACCTGATTCCCCACAGCGACACGGTGATGCTCGAAGGGATGAGCCTGAACGCCGAGGCCATGACCCTGAGCCTGCGCGAAGGTGGCCTGCCGATCATCGAAGTGCGCCCACGGGACTTGGTGCCATATCGCGTGCAATTGCCGGACGCGGCCTACAGCCTGCACGTGCAGAACAGCCTGGAATTTGTCAGCGACCGGATCCGTCTGCGCTACGAAGCCTTGAACCGTCCGGCGCAGATCCGCCAACTGATTCTGACCACCGGCGAGCAGCAAGTCCTCAAGGAAACCCCGGTGCTCGGCCCGTTCGACGCCGATGCGTATGTCAGCCAGCGTCTTTGGGCGACGGCACCGGACGGCACGCAAGTGCCGATCAGCCTTGTGGTCAAACGCGAATTCCTCGGCAAGCCGACGCCGCTTTATCTGTACGGCTACGGCGCCTACGGCGAAAGTCTCGACCCTTGGTTCTCCCACGCGCGCCTGAGCCTGCTGGATCGCGGCATGGCGTTTGCCATCGCTCATGTACGCGGTGGCGGTGAGCTGGGCGAAGCCTGGTACCGCGCCGGCAAGCAGGAGCACAAGCACAACACCTTCAGCGACTTCATTGCCTGCGCCGAACACCTGATCGCCAACGGCTTTACCACCCCATCGCAGCTGGCGATCAGCGGCGGCAGCGCCGGTGGTTTGCTGATCGGCGCGGTACTCAATCAGCGGCCGGAGCTGTTCGCTGCGGCGATTGCCGAAGTGCCGTTCGTCGACGTGCTCAACACCATGCTCGACCCGGAACTGCCGCTGACCGTCACGGAATACGACGAGTGGGGCAACCCGCAAGAGCCGGACGTCTATGATCGGATCAAGGCCTACGCCCCGTACGAAAACGTCACTGCGCAAGCCTATCCGGCAACGCTGGTGATCGCCGGCTACAACGACAGTCGCGTGCAGTACTGGGAAGCGGCCAAGTGGGTGGCGAAATTGCGCGCGACCAAAACTGACACCAACGCCTTGTTGCTCAAGACTGAACTGGGCGCCGGGCATGGCGGGATGAGCGGTCGCTATCAGGGATTACGTGAC
- a CDS encoding MFS transporter → MDTMTENDYLIAWGLYAFAALGCLLVWMRITRWMWRWLREPLRLLMAVLLFSPTIIDPVKEKVAPAIAITALDLLFKVGNNAWRAVSDLFMYGMIVFGIYLVFVAIRFPIERASNARKEQAAAAKAAARADEPDDDQPFGGAGDDRYGRPPVPSNPQRLRVEPRL, encoded by the coding sequence ATGGACACCATGACCGAGAACGACTATCTGATCGCTTGGGGCCTCTACGCCTTTGCCGCTTTAGGCTGCCTGTTGGTGTGGATGCGCATCACCCGCTGGATGTGGCGCTGGCTGCGTGAGCCGTTGCGGCTTCTGATGGCGGTGTTGCTGTTCAGCCCGACCATCATCGACCCAGTGAAGGAAAAGGTCGCCCCGGCCATCGCCATTACTGCCCTCGACTTGCTGTTCAAGGTCGGCAACAACGCCTGGCGCGCGGTTTCCGATCTATTCATGTACGGCATGATTGTCTTCGGCATTTACCTGGTTTTCGTGGCGATCCGTTTTCCCATCGAGCGCGCTTCCAACGCTCGCAAGGAACAGGCGGCTGCCGCCAAGGCAGCGGCGCGGGCCGACGAGCCTGACGACGATCAGCCTTTCGGCGGTGCCGGCGATGATCGTTACGGCCGGCCACCGGTGCCGAGTAACCCTCAGCGTTTGCGGGTCGAACCGCGTCTGTAA
- a CDS encoding class II glutamine amidotransferase, translating into MCELLGMSANVPTDIVFSFTGLMQRGGRTGPHRDGWGIAFYEGRGLRLFQDPAASSESEVANLVQRYPIKSEVVIGHIRQANVGKVCLSNTHPFVRELWGRNWCFAHNGQLADFNPTASFYRPVGDTDSEAAFCDLLNRVRAAFPEPVEIEALLPDLVAACAEYRSKGVFNCLLSDGDWLFCYCSSKLAQITRRAPFGPARLKDVDVIVDFQAETTPNDVVTVIATEPLTENETWTRYEPGQWSLWRRGECVSQGKTE; encoded by the coding sequence ATGTGTGAGTTATTGGGCATGAGCGCCAATGTCCCGACCGATATCGTGTTCAGCTTCACCGGGTTGATGCAGCGCGGCGGCCGTACCGGGCCGCACCGTGACGGTTGGGGCATCGCTTTTTATGAAGGCCGTGGCCTGCGGCTGTTCCAGGACCCGGCGGCGAGCAGCGAGTCGGAAGTGGCGAACCTGGTGCAGCGCTATCCGATCAAAAGCGAAGTGGTGATCGGGCACATCCGCCAGGCCAATGTCGGCAAGGTCTGCCTGTCCAATACTCACCCGTTCGTGCGCGAGTTGTGGGGGCGCAACTGGTGTTTCGCCCACAACGGCCAGTTGGCCGATTTCAACCCGACCGCCAGTTTTTACCGCCCCGTTGGCGATACCGACAGCGAAGCGGCATTTTGCGATTTACTCAATCGGGTGCGTGCAGCGTTCCCCGAGCCGGTAGAGATCGAAGCACTGTTGCCGGACCTGGTGGCCGCCTGCGCCGAGTACCGCAGCAAAGGCGTGTTCAACTGCTTGCTCAGCGACGGTGACTGGCTGTTCTGCTACTGCTCGAGCAAACTGGCGCAGATCACCCGCCGTGCCCCGTTCGGCCCGGCGCGTTTGAAGGACGTCGATGTGATCGTCGACTTCCAGGCCGAAACCACACCCAACGACGTGGTCACGGTGATTGCCACCGAACCCTTGACCGAAAACGAAACCTGGACCCGCTACGAGCCGGGCCAATGGAGCCTCTGGCGACGCGGTGAATGCGTCAGTCAGGGCAAGACCGAATAA
- a CDS encoding DUF2937 family protein, which produces MLLSYLRLVLFAAGLLIGVQVPGFISDYAKRVEAHLIEAQTGLSGFQGTANQFFKGDMQALVAHYRASEDPIFRSDADSLSTLLTRQLALDKQFQAMQGPWYIRVLQVALAADPDIRKETWNGYSYQILLTPEAMIWGMSGALLLSFGIECLFRLIDWVVLGGKRLRQSRPIEDRDVRGL; this is translated from the coding sequence ATGTTGCTCAGTTATCTACGGCTGGTGTTGTTCGCGGCGGGCCTGTTGATCGGTGTCCAGGTGCCTGGGTTCATCAGTGACTATGCCAAGCGGGTCGAGGCGCATCTGATCGAGGCGCAGACCGGTTTGAGCGGTTTTCAGGGCACCGCCAATCAATTTTTCAAAGGTGATATGCAGGCGCTCGTGGCCCATTACCGTGCCAGCGAAGACCCGATCTTTCGCAGCGATGCCGACAGCCTGAGCACTTTGCTCACCCGTCAACTGGCCCTCGACAAGCAATTCCAGGCCATGCAGGGCCCGTGGTACATCCGCGTCCTGCAAGTGGCCCTGGCCGCCGATCCGGATATTCGCAAGGAAACCTGGAACGGCTACAGCTACCAGATCCTGCTGACGCCGGAAGCGATGATATGGGGCATGAGTGGCGCGTTGCTGCTGTCGTTCGGCATTGAATGCCTGTTCCGACTGATCGACTGGGTGGTGCTGGGCGGCAAGCGTTTGCGCCAGAGCCGGCCGATCGAAGACCGGGATGTGCGCGGCCTGTAA
- a CDS encoding TonB-dependent receptor gives MIRTKLSLLIPLLGTFSAQTWAEDTEQQPGTLNMQATVVSATRSEASIASIPGSVQVIDEQQVREQSGAGRRVSDILGQLVPGLAPSSGGMSNFGQTLRGRNMLVLIDGVSQNATRDNFRQLNSIAPASIERIEVISGASSIYGAGASGGIINIITKRNQGQDIAYSSKLGLTSGNNLNRKGFAYEAFQSATGRKDALDWYVSADLTQRNDQFDGNGDRIPQDTSQGSNMDTETYDLQGRFGYELDADKKLSLSLQDYKDQQDTGYTKDPTNRQEAVAVKGLKLDDQPYTHNQAVNLNYTDKDFYGQGLQLESYWRRADALFFPDLSRGRAGISDNNSIQDVYGLRAAIDTPLPAIGSATGNLVWGADYDNERSRQRGDQYRLNGLNYTKTGTTYELGPDIETTTKSLFGQMSWDIGDWTLRGGVRREWIESDVSDSIAYGQIVQTGVRATLPGDTLKYDATLYNLGAVYHLSENQDVFANYSQGFSLPDIQRFMRDVSSTFDIQSLNAQAIKVDSYELGWRGNWDQWQADVTVYENTSDVTQFYDANDRVLRLINQKERVRGIENSLTYRATDRWSVGGTYAWAKGETEQNGKWIDLPATRISPAKTTLFVGYTEDDYTLRLQGMHLSSYDAAAKDDNGREIEGYTLVDLLGSVQLPVGRLEGGVYNLTDHTYQNLFTQANARAPYANAEGRTLSMSYSVDW, from the coding sequence ATGATCCGAACCAAGCTCTCCCTGCTGATCCCGCTGCTCGGTACCTTCAGCGCCCAGACCTGGGCAGAGGATACCGAGCAGCAGCCCGGCACCTTGAACATGCAAGCCACCGTCGTCTCCGCGACTCGTAGCGAAGCGAGCATTGCTTCGATTCCGGGCTCGGTCCAGGTGATCGACGAACAGCAGGTCCGTGAGCAGAGCGGCGCGGGTCGCCGCGTCTCCGACATCCTCGGGCAATTGGTCCCCGGTCTTGCGCCGTCCAGCGGCGGAATGAGCAACTTCGGTCAGACCCTGCGCGGGCGCAACATGCTGGTGTTGATCGATGGCGTATCGCAGAACGCCACGCGCGACAACTTCCGCCAGCTCAACAGCATCGCCCCGGCCAGCATCGAACGCATCGAAGTGATCTCCGGCGCCAGCAGCATCTACGGTGCCGGTGCTTCAGGCGGCATCATCAACATCATCACCAAGCGCAATCAGGGCCAGGACATTGCCTACAGCAGCAAACTGGGCCTGACCAGCGGCAACAACCTCAACCGCAAAGGCTTCGCCTACGAAGCCTTCCAGAGTGCGACGGGGCGCAAGGATGCCCTTGACTGGTACGTCTCCGCCGACCTGACCCAGCGTAACGATCAGTTCGATGGCAACGGCGACCGCATCCCTCAAGACACTTCCCAAGGCAGCAACATGGACACCGAAACCTATGACCTGCAAGGTCGTTTCGGTTACGAGCTGGATGCCGACAAAAAACTCAGCCTGTCGCTGCAGGACTACAAGGATCAGCAGGATACTGGCTACACAAAAGACCCGACAAACCGGCAGGAAGCCGTGGCGGTCAAAGGGCTGAAACTCGACGACCAGCCCTACACCCATAACCAGGCGGTCAACCTCAACTACACCGACAAGGACTTCTACGGTCAGGGCCTGCAACTGGAAAGCTACTGGCGCCGCGCCGATGCGTTGTTCTTTCCAGACCTGTCGCGAGGCCGGGCCGGGATTTCCGACAACAACAGTATTCAGGATGTCTACGGCCTGCGCGCGGCCATCGACACGCCGCTGCCGGCGATCGGGAGTGCCACGGGCAATCTGGTCTGGGGCGCCGACTATGATAATGAGCGCTCTCGCCAACGAGGTGATCAATACAGGCTCAATGGCCTGAATTACACCAAGACCGGCACCACCTACGAGCTGGGCCCGGACATCGAAACCACCACCAAATCGCTGTTCGGGCAGATGTCCTGGGACATCGGTGACTGGACCTTGCGTGGCGGTGTGCGCCGTGAATGGATCGAAAGCGACGTCTCCGACAGCATCGCTTATGGTCAGATCGTCCAGACCGGCGTACGCGCAACGCTGCCCGGTGACACCCTCAAATACGATGCCACGCTGTACAACCTGGGGGCGGTCTACCACCTGAGTGAAAACCAGGACGTCTTCGCCAATTACAGCCAGGGGTTTTCGCTACCTGATATCCAGCGCTTCATGCGTGATGTCAGCAGCACTTTCGACATTCAGAGTCTCAACGCCCAGGCCATCAAAGTTGATAGTTACGAGCTGGGCTGGCGCGGTAACTGGGACCAGTGGCAGGCCGACGTCACCGTGTACGAAAACACCTCGGACGTGACCCAGTTCTACGATGCCAATGATCGCGTATTGCGCCTGATCAACCAGAAAGAGCGAGTTCGCGGTATCGAAAACAGCCTGACCTACCGCGCGACCGATCGCTGGTCGGTGGGTGGCACTTATGCCTGGGCCAAAGGCGAAACCGAGCAGAACGGCAAATGGATCGATCTGCCGGCTACGCGCATCTCACCGGCCAAGACCACACTGTTCGTCGGCTACACCGAAGACGACTACACCCTGCGCTTGCAAGGCATGCATTTGTCCAGTTACGACGCCGCCGCCAAGGACGACAACGGACGCGAGATCGAAGGCTATACGCTGGTGGACTTGCTCGGCTCCGTGCAACTGCCGGTCGGTCGTCTTGAAGGCGGCGTGTACAACCTGACTGATCACACGTACCAGAACCTGTTCACCCAGGCCAACGCCAGAGCCCCGTACGCCAATGCTGAAGGCCGCACGCTGAGCATGAGCTACTCGGTGGATTGGTAA